From Salmo salar chromosome ssa04, Ssal_v3.1, whole genome shotgun sequence, one genomic window encodes:
- the LOC106603961 gene encoding extensin-1-like, whose product MSSVEFRLSVPLEAPTIHQPPASSHHPPGPSHHQPPPPRHQPPPTNHQHQPPPTNHQHQPPIHQPPTPAPNTQPHPPTTNTSPHPPTTNTSPHPPTTNTSPHPTNHQHQPPSTNHQPPTPAPTHQPPGPHPPTTNTSPHPPTTNTSPHPPTTNTSPPTHQHQPPSTNHQHQPPSTNHQHQPPSTNHQHQPPSTNHQHQPPPTNHQHQPPPTNHQHQPPPTNHQHQPPHHQPPTPAPTHQLPTPAPIHQPPTPAPHPPTTNHQPPSTNSNQPPPTNYQHQPPPTNYQHQPPSTNHQHQPPPTNHQPPSTSPHPPTTNHQPPPTIHQAPPTTGPQPPPGPSHHQAPATTRPQPPLNIKTTTVTETCHLLTAANNS is encoded by the coding sequence ATGTCTTCAGTTGAATTCCGGCTGTCTGTTCCCCTGGAAGCACCTACCATCCACCAACCACCAGCCTCCAGCCACCATCCACCAGGCCCCAGCCACCACCAGCCACCACCCCCCAGACACCAGCCCCCACCGACCAACCACcaacaccagcccccacccaccAACCACCAACACCAGCCCCCCATCCACCAACCACCAACACCAGCCCCCAACACCCAGCCCCATCCACCAACCACCAACACCAGCCCCCATCCACCAACAACcaacaccagcccccacccaccAACCACCAACACCAGCCCCCATCCCACCAACCACCAACACCAGCCCCCAtccaccaaccaccaaccaccaacaccagcccccacccaccAACCACCAGGCCCCCACCCACCAACCACCAACACCAGCCCCCATCCACCAACCACcaacaccagcccccacccaccAACCACCAACACCAGCCCCCCCACCCACCAACACCAGCCCCCATCCACCAACCACCAACACCAGCCCCCATCCACCAACCACCAACACCAGCCCCCATCTACCAACCACCAACACCAGCCCCCATCCACCAACCACcaacaccagcccccacccaccaaccaccaacaccagcccccacccaccAACCACCAACACCAGCCCCCACCTACCAACCACCAACACCAGCCCccccaccaccaaccaccaacaccagcccccacccaccAACTACCAACACCAGCCCCCATCCACCAACCACCAACACCAGCCCCCCAcccaccaaccaccaaccaccagcCCCCATCCACCAACTCCAACCAGCCCCCACCCACCAACTACcaacaccagcccccacccaccAACTACCAACACCAGCCCCCATCCACCAACCACCAACACCAGCCCCCACCTACCAACCACCAGCCCCCATCCACCAGCCCCCAcccaccaaccaccaaccaccagcctccacccaccaTCCACCAGGCCCCACCCACCACCGGGCCCCAGCCACCACCAGGCCCCAGCCACCACCAGGCCCCAGCCACCACCAGGCCCCAGCCACCATTAAATATAAAAACGACAACAGTCACAGAAACATGTCATCTTCTCACAGCAGCTAACAACTCATAA